GATATCCGCATTCAAGAACCAACCCCCCGGTTTGATCGACTGGACGATCGAATTCAGGACGGCCCGTTTCTCCAGAGCATCCAGATGGTGAAGCGCATAAGACGAAAAGGCGACGTCGAAAGTATTGGGCTTCAGGAGCGTCGCGGGCATGGATTGAAAGTCGGAAAGGACCCACTCGACACGCTGGCCAAGAGCACCGAGTCTGGCTTTTGCAAGTTCCATCATAGAAGCCGCACCGTCGATCGCGACCACTTCTGAATCTGGGTACGCCTCCAGGAATCGCTTCGAAAAAACGCCTGTTCCAGTTCCGAGATCGAGAGCCCTCAAGGACTGCGTCTGATGGAACGGAAGAACCTCCAAGGCAACATCGATCATCTTCCAGCGCAGAGGATGCATGATGTCCATATCGGCATCGTAGGTCTGCACGCGGGCCGGAAGATCGTATGCTTCTGCACTGTCTGAATGCATGCGGGTAGTCCTTTGATCCAGGCCCTATTCCGCTTCCTCTTCGATGATCCTGCCGAGCGCGCGGGCGGTCTGGCCCACCACTTGCTGGCAGTACTTCCGTCTACTGTCGCTCGCCTGGTAAAACGCCTTCACCTGGCTCATGTCCTGCCAGTCAACACGCGCGATGTCAGAGCAGTCTTTTCCACCGAATTCCTGCGTGATTTCCTCGAAAGCCTTATCGAGCTTGTGCCCCAGCTTGAACATCGCGGGGGATTCCTTCTCGGATAGCCTTCCTCGACTGTACTGGCTGGAGATGCAGGCGATTCCTCCCAGCATTGCACCGCAGACACTCCCGGTTCCCGCGATTCCGCCACCGAACAGCCCGACGGCCTTGATGACGTCCGGATCATCGACGCCCAGCTTCTCCTGTCCCACGGACAGAACAGCCTGGCTTCAGTGGAACGAGTCCTTCATCAGCTGTATGGCCTTCTTCTCCATTTCGTCAGGACTCATGGTAGTACCTCCAAGAGAGATGGGAACTCACCAGGCATCAGCGTACACCCGATCCTCGGCCCGCTTCAAGCTTCTTGCGATCTGCATATATCCGGTTCCAAACGTGGTTCAAGGACAAGCTATTCCGCTTCTTCGAAAATGAGGGTGCGAGAAAACGCAACTGCACCTGAGGCGAAGTACCACGTCAGGCCGGCGAACAAAATGGCAAATTCGTGAGCTGGGAATACGCCGAAGACGTTGACGGTCTGGGCCAGGCCATTTGCAGCGGAGATACAGTAGATGAACACGCCGAACCACCCAGGCCCGCTAGAGGGCTCCCGCGTCCGTTCCATTTGCGGTACCACGGCGCCGAACCACACAACGGCCGTGGCCACCAGGAGCAGACTTCCAATCCGCCAGGCGACCGATGGGTCGGCGCAAAAGTTGAGCACAGCTACACATATGACTGGGATGATGGCCGCTCCGAAGACGATCATCAGAAGCGTCACCAAAAGAGGTCTTGGAAGGCCGGGTCCGCCGCCGCCGCGGGAGCGCAGTGCCAGGACAATGCCGGTGAATCCGCCCAGCGCGAGCGCCAACTCGGAGAACGTCATTAGGATCTCACGTTGATCCACTGTTGCTTCCAAAGGGTTCGGGCAAAAGCTGCAACAGACAGCGCCGACCGTCAGCGTGATGCCACAGAGTCCCGACGGAAGAAGGCTACCGAATTCGGGAACGCCTGGCTGTCTGCAGGCATCCCGCCACCGGGTTCGACCGAATCACGAAAAGTCGATGCCAGAACAGCACGCCCGTCACCTGAGCCTCGCTATTCCGCGCCCGGTTCAACGGCTTGTTGAGTGGCAGCTGAGTTCGTGCCTCCCTCCACGAGAATGCGGTCTACGTACGCAGCGAACGGATCACTATAGGCGCTTCGGGATCTCTCCCACTGGCCCCTTGCACCCGGCGTTCTCATGCTCGAAGAGAGTGTTCGTTCTGTTGTCTGCCAATGCTCCGAATCGACGAAGCCGCGCAGCTGTTGGTAGTAGGCGTTCTCCACGCGGCGAAAATAGGTTGCAAACAGGAAGTTGAACTGAAGTCGCTCTTCGGGACTGAGTTCAGAGTCTCCGGCCAGGCCCAGCATGTAGACGCGCGCGATCTGCGGGTCGGCGCCAAGCATTTCCGTTACTCGCGCTAGCGACTCCGAAATTGCCGCCGATGTTCCCGCGCGAACCGTCATCGTGTTGTGACGAATCTGCAGTGCCAGGTAGACCAGTGAAACGAGGACTGCGATGGCCCCTACAAACTCACCAGCATTTCCCAGATCCTCGAGAGTCACGCTCCACCGCCTAATAATCTAGAGGTTGTGTACCCAGGGTACAGTGAAAAGTGGATGCTGCTATTCGGAGTCCGTCTTCACGCCCAAACCAGACGGCGCGCCCCCGCCCAGAATCCACGAGTAGCCGCGGACGAGTTCTTCGCGGCCGCCATTCTCGGATACCTCGCCATG
This is a stretch of genomic DNA from bacterium. It encodes these proteins:
- a CDS encoding class I SAM-dependent methyltransferase — its product is MHSDSAEAYDLPARVQTYDADMDIMHPLRWKMIDVALEVLPFHQTQSLRALDLGTGTGVFSKRFLEAYPDSEVVAIDGAASMMELAKARLGALGQRVEWVLSDFQSMPATLLKPNTFDVAFSSYALHHLDALEKRAVLNSIVQSIKPGGWFLNADIVVAAAPAVEQRIQEIRINSVTDRAPAKDERFSSTDATRQYLGELEAQEQDQPQTLDEDLRILRESGLSNSEVFWREYREAVIGGSKASS
- a CDS encoding C_GCAxxG_C_C family protein — translated: MGQEKLGVDDPDVIKAVGLFGGGIAGTGSVCGAMLGGIACISSQYSRGRLSEKESPAMFKLGHKLDKAFEEITQEFGGKDCSDIARVDWQDMSQVKAFYQASDSRRKYCQQVVGQTARALGRIIEEEAE